From a single Streptomyces sp. 1331.2 genomic region:
- a CDS encoding glycoside hydrolase family 38 C-terminal domain-containing protein, which translates to MPVTITAVESTDLFVGPEDAPRQLLRVTIEGPAAARITVSGPGVRGEATGTGPVEVPLEIAAEARPGDRIPVTVGCEDARAEGVLEVAEPGWTMFLVSHFHYDPVWWNTQAAYTSPWDLLAADATTRPRWERNGFALVDAHLDLALRDPVYKFVLAEVDYLKPYFDQHPERRATLRLLLERRQVELVGGTYNEPNTNLTGAEATIRNLVHGIGYQRDILGGDPQTAWQLDVFGHDPQFPGHLAAAGLTGSAWARGPFHQWGPIQKNFREAEDDARVMQFPSEFEWIAPGGEGVLTHYMPHHYSAGWWMDSSPDLATAEQAVYALYRKLKPVGATKNLLLPVGTDYTPPNKWVTEIHRSWPAKYLWPRFVCATPRDFLDAVRAELASTGRRPSPQTRDMNPVYTGKDVSYIDTKQAQRAGEVAAVDAEKLATLAAVHGLGRYPSAALDKVWRHLAYGAHHDAITGSESDQVYLDLLGGWREAYDLAAAVRDASLDALTARISTVGEGAAVVVTNTLSFDRSDLVTVELPAGVRSVRVVDDVGAAVPSAVDRGTLRFLASSVPALGWRTWRLVDGDAEQPWTAAEGVCITNQRYRVTADPARGGGLSSVYDLRYERELIQDGRIGNELRVYEEYPQHPDFGEGPWHLVPSGPVVGSGDSKAASVRRETGPLGERLVIEGTVDSVRYAQTVTLWRGLDRVDCRTRVLDHSGSDRLLRLRFPVDVPGGLPVSEVAGAVIGRGFAMPEVDSAEAPWTPDNPAHTWFGVGATARAVLTDTTGTVIGSRALGVAEVVVPTLDEAADARPLVVALARVGVTATTSAADWARYGWLAVDSNLPDFRIVVGAPEVNDVARELIERAGEECAAVLKAHGAVWVPALTPLAEVWRPDADLRDLRSLPALIVSDLSSLVDDLADARITVVCPSVVCPSVVRPSVVDDQLADHTVALLSFGLPGFAVDTTGALHLSLMRSCTGWPSGVWIDPPRRTLPDATSFQLQHWTHEFSYALVGGEGDWRDQTLPAQGQEFNHPLYARITPAQDGPLPATLSWLRVEPQREVLLGALKPAGNPIARGSAAPAGCDGRGDLTVRLVESTGLGRTAQLGGALGLGDLRSADLLEHPYGPADLNLPGSRIATLLAAPSVTAPADGPTLGPTAEPAQPVHARYWLHNRGPAPLGYLPVSVGASPGLLRTAGEAVTLSVALSSQLQDAAVEGTVTVLPPDGWATSLGSHPYRLAPAGHLRFPVTLTPPADAQPGLHFAVVRIEHGGQQIEDVVTIAVGDLPDLLPLPGDAPEDWTAAQGTKATTGRATGLDVTVSTETVRVTPGGRSVLSLTLTNRTRGEIRGELQLVSPWGTWEAVADPVRGFTVPAGSSTVVDFTVSAAESAEPGSFWALAKVMWFGRCQYAPTVALVVEA; encoded by the coding sequence GTGCCGGTCACCATCACCGCCGTAGAAAGCACCGACCTGTTCGTCGGCCCCGAGGACGCCCCGCGCCAGCTCCTGCGGGTGACGATCGAGGGCCCGGCCGCCGCCCGGATCACCGTCAGCGGCCCGGGCGTCCGCGGCGAGGCGACCGGCACGGGGCCGGTCGAAGTCCCGCTGGAGATCGCCGCCGAAGCCCGGCCGGGCGACCGGATCCCGGTCACGGTCGGCTGCGAAGACGCCCGTGCGGAAGGGGTGTTGGAGGTTGCCGAACCGGGCTGGACGATGTTCCTGGTCTCGCACTTCCACTACGACCCGGTCTGGTGGAACACCCAGGCCGCCTACACCTCCCCGTGGGACCTGCTCGCCGCCGACGCCACCACCCGGCCCCGCTGGGAGCGCAACGGCTTCGCACTCGTCGACGCCCACCTGGACCTCGCCCTGCGGGACCCGGTGTACAAGTTCGTCCTCGCCGAAGTCGACTACCTGAAGCCGTACTTCGACCAGCATCCCGAACGCCGCGCGACCCTGCGGCTGCTGCTGGAGCGGAGGCAGGTCGAACTCGTCGGCGGCACCTACAACGAGCCGAACACCAACCTCACCGGCGCCGAGGCCACCATCCGCAACCTCGTCCACGGCATCGGCTACCAGCGCGACATCCTCGGCGGCGACCCGCAGACCGCCTGGCAGCTCGACGTGTTCGGACACGACCCGCAGTTCCCCGGCCACCTCGCCGCGGCCGGCCTCACCGGCAGCGCCTGGGCCCGCGGCCCGTTCCACCAGTGGGGCCCGATCCAGAAGAACTTCCGCGAGGCCGAGGACGACGCCCGGGTGATGCAGTTCCCGAGCGAGTTCGAGTGGATCGCCCCCGGCGGCGAGGGCGTGCTCACCCACTACATGCCGCACCACTACTCGGCCGGCTGGTGGATGGACTCCTCGCCCGATCTCGCCACCGCCGAGCAGGCCGTCTACGCGCTGTACCGCAAGCTCAAGCCCGTCGGCGCCACGAAGAACCTGCTGCTGCCCGTCGGGACGGACTACACCCCGCCGAACAAGTGGGTCACCGAGATCCACCGCTCCTGGCCGGCCAAGTACCTCTGGCCCCGGTTCGTCTGCGCCACCCCGCGCGACTTCCTCGACGCCGTCCGTGCCGAACTCGCCTCGACGGGACGGCGACCCAGCCCCCAGACCCGCGACATGAACCCGGTCTACACCGGCAAGGACGTCTCCTACATCGACACCAAGCAGGCCCAACGGGCCGGCGAGGTCGCGGCGGTGGACGCCGAGAAGCTCGCCACCCTCGCCGCCGTCCACGGACTCGGCCGCTACCCGAGCGCGGCGCTGGACAAGGTCTGGCGCCACCTCGCCTACGGCGCCCACCACGACGCCATCACCGGCTCCGAGTCGGACCAGGTGTACCTGGACCTGCTGGGCGGCTGGCGGGAGGCGTACGACCTGGCCGCCGCCGTCCGGGACGCTTCGCTGGACGCGCTCACGGCGCGGATCTCCACGGTGGGGGAGGGGGCGGCCGTCGTGGTCACCAACACGCTCTCCTTCGACCGGAGTGACCTGGTGACGGTCGAACTCCCCGCCGGTGTACGGTCGGTGAGGGTCGTGGACGATGTAGGTGCGGCCGTACCGAGCGCCGTCGACCGGGGGACGCTGCGGTTCCTCGCCTCCTCCGTGCCGGCGCTCGGCTGGCGCACCTGGCGCCTGGTGGACGGCGACGCGGAGCAGCCCTGGACGGCGGCGGAGGGCGTCTGCATCACCAACCAGCGGTACCGCGTCACCGCCGACCCGGCGCGCGGCGGCGGGCTCTCCTCCGTCTACGACCTCCGGTACGAGCGGGAGTTGATCCAGGACGGCCGGATCGGCAACGAACTGCGGGTGTACGAGGAGTACCCGCAGCACCCCGACTTCGGCGAGGGCCCCTGGCACCTGGTGCCGAGCGGCCCGGTCGTCGGCTCCGGCGATTCCAAGGCTGCATCCGTCCGCCGGGAGACCGGGCCGCTCGGCGAGCGCCTGGTGATCGAGGGGACGGTCGACTCCGTCCGGTACGCGCAGACCGTGACGCTGTGGCGCGGCCTCGACCGGGTGGACTGCCGCACCCGGGTCCTGGACCACTCCGGCTCCGACCGGCTGCTACGGCTGCGCTTCCCGGTCGACGTCCCCGGCGGCCTGCCGGTGAGCGAGGTCGCGGGCGCGGTCATCGGGCGCGGCTTCGCGATGCCCGAGGTGGACTCGGCGGAGGCGCCGTGGACGCCGGACAATCCGGCCCACACCTGGTTCGGGGTGGGCGCCACGGCGCGGGCCGTGCTGACCGACACGACCGGGACGGTGATCGGCTCGCGCGCCCTCGGCGTGGCGGAAGTCGTCGTCCCGACCCTGGACGAAGCCGCCGACGCCCGCCCGCTGGTGGTCGCCCTCGCCCGGGTCGGGGTCACCGCCACGACCTCGGCGGCGGACTGGGCCCGGTACGGCTGGCTGGCGGTGGACTCCAACCTGCCGGACTTCCGGATCGTCGTCGGTGCGCCAGAAGTCAACGATGTGGCACGGGAGTTGATCGAGCGGGCGGGCGAGGAGTGCGCGGCCGTGCTCAAGGCGCACGGCGCGGTGTGGGTGCCGGCGCTGACCCCGCTCGCCGAGGTCTGGCGGCCGGATGCCGACCTGCGCGACCTGCGGTCGCTGCCCGCGCTGATCGTGTCCGACCTCTCCTCGCTGGTCGACGACCTCGCCGACGCCCGGATCACCGTCGTCTGCCCCTCCGTCGTCTGCCCCTCCGTCGTCCGCCCGTCCGTCGTCGACGACCAACTCGCCGACCACACCGTGGCCTTGCTCAGCTTCGGCCTGCCCGGCTTCGCGGTGGACACCACCGGCGCCCTGCACCTGTCGCTGATGCGGTCCTGCACCGGCTGGCCGTCCGGCGTCTGGATCGACCCGCCCCGGCGCACCCTGCCCGACGCTACCTCCTTCCAACTCCAGCACTGGACCCATGAGTTCAGCTACGCACTGGTGGGCGGTGAGGGCGACTGGCGGGACCAGACCCTGCCTGCGCAGGGCCAGGAGTTCAACCACCCGCTGTACGCGCGGATCACCCCGGCCCAGGACGGCCCACTCCCGGCCACCCTCTCCTGGCTGCGGGTCGAGCCGCAGCGCGAGGTGCTGCTCGGCGCCCTCAAACCGGCCGGAAACCCGATCGCACGGGGCTCGGCGGCCCCGGCCGGGTGTGACGGCAGGGGCGACCTCACCGTGCGCCTGGTCGAGTCCACGGGCCTCGGGCGGACGGCACAGCTCGGCGGCGCTCTGGGCCTGGGTGACCTGCGCTCCGCCGACCTGCTGGAACACCCGTACGGTCCAGCCGATTTGAACCTCCCCGGCTCCCGGATCGCCACCCTGCTCGCCGCGCCCAGCGTCACGGCACCGGCCGACGGACCGACGCTCGGACCGACCGCCGAACCCGCCCAGCCGGTCCATGCCCGCTACTGGCTGCACAACCGGGGCCCGGCACCGCTCGGCTACCTGCCGGTGTCCGTCGGGGCCTCGCCCGGGCTGCTGCGGACGGCGGGGGAGGCGGTGACGCTCTCCGTCGCCCTCTCCTCGCAACTGCAGGACGCAGCCGTCGAGGGCACGGTCACCGTACTGCCGCCCGACGGCTGGGCCACCAGCCTCGGCAGCCACCCGTACCGGCTCGCACCCGCTGGTCACCTGCGCTTCCCGGTCACCCTCACCCCGCCGGCCGACGCCCAGCCCGGGCTGCACTTCGCCGTCGTCCGGATCGAACACGGCGGCCAGCAGATCGAGGACGTGGTCACGATCGCCGTCGGCGACCTGCCCGACCTGCTGCCCCTCCCCGGGGACGCCCCCGAGGACTGGACGGCCGCCCAGGGCACCAAGGCCACCACCGGACGTGCCACCGGCCTGGACGTCACCGTCTCCACCGAGACCGTCCGCGTCACCCCCGGCGGCCGATCCGTGCTGAGCCTCACCCTAACCAACCGCACCCGCGGCGAGATCCGCGGCGAGCTGCAACTGGTCTCGCCCTGGGGCACCTGGGAGGCTGTCGCCGACCCGGTCCGCGGCTTCACCGTTCCGGCCGGCTCCTCCACGGTGGTCGACTTCACGGTGTCCGCCGCCGAATCCGCCGAGCCCGGCTCGTTCTGGGCCCTCGCCAAGGTGATGTGGTTCGGCCGCTGCCAGTACGCCCCGACGGTGGCCCTGGTGGTGGAGGCATGA
- a CDS encoding MerR family transcriptional regulator: MINGVTIGQAAAFVGVTVKTVRHYHRHGLVAEPERDGSGYRRYGSEELLRLVQVRALAAAGVPLAEIGPLLDADADDFAATLADVERRLTERIADLTARRDTLHRLAAGDRALLPDRACTILERMPGLGFGPDYVAAQREALVLARALVPEGFDGFLTQLEHRLDDPESVELTKRGWEAESWEPDDPRIEELATAMADHYLANPALLGNPASLRAWSRAAAQYRLINNHREAQAPISARLTALTEAKLRAAGFPLPHR, translated from the coding sequence ATGATCAACGGAGTCACGATAGGACAGGCGGCGGCGTTCGTCGGCGTCACGGTGAAGACGGTGCGGCACTACCACCGGCACGGGCTGGTCGCCGAACCGGAGCGCGACGGCTCCGGCTACCGCCGGTACGGCTCGGAGGAGTTGCTGCGGCTGGTCCAGGTCCGGGCGCTGGCCGCCGCCGGGGTGCCACTCGCCGAGATCGGGCCCCTCCTCGACGCCGACGCGGACGACTTCGCCGCCACCCTCGCCGACGTCGAACGGCGCCTCACCGAACGGATCGCCGACCTCACCGCACGCCGCGACACCCTGCACCGCCTCGCCGCCGGCGACCGCGCCCTCCTGCCCGACCGCGCCTGCACCATCCTGGAACGCATGCCCGGCCTCGGCTTCGGCCCCGACTACGTGGCCGCCCAACGCGAAGCCCTGGTCCTCGCCCGGGCGCTCGTACCGGAGGGCTTCGACGGCTTCCTCACCCAACTCGAACACCGCCTCGACGACCCCGAGTCCGTCGAACTGACCAAACGCGGCTGGGAAGCCGAGTCCTGGGAACCGGACGACCCGCGGATCGAAGAACTCGCCACCGCCATGGCCGACCACTACCTCGCCAACCCCGCCCTCCTCGGCAACCCCGCCAGCCTCCGCGCCTGGAGCAGGGCCGCCGCCCAATACCGACTGATCAACAACCACCGCGAGGCCCAGGCACCCATTTCCGCCCGCCTCACCGCCCTCACCGAGGCCAAACTCCGTGCCGCCGGCTTCCCCCTCCCCCACCGCTGA
- a CDS encoding serine hydrolase domain-containing protein codes for MTVTLSVQGQHRPELRQAMEEIVASGFLGVQLRVNDERGEWVGGAGVRELGGTSAPLTEGHFRVGSITKSFVATTVLLLVAEGRIGLDAPVVGYLPGFGLDRRITVRMLLQHTSGIFNHTGELGADGTFEPGVAWRGKEWVDGRFRSYPAEELVRLSLSKPPRFAPGTDWSYANTNYVLARLVVESVTGRPFAEEFRRLVLRPLGMTGTVAPGTSPELPEPHHHGYYRYEDAGQQRTIDITRHNPSWVSGGGDMISTTRDLHTYFSALMGGRLLPAGLLAEMRTPEAKAGYGLGVFVQDTGAGGTLFHHNGATIGSAALMYSTPDGRTTLTAGLNYVDDPDVSIAAAFQQAQQRLVDEVFRGGPAEHKAG; via the coding sequence ATGACCGTCACCCTTTCCGTGCAGGGGCAGCACCGTCCGGAGCTGCGGCAGGCGATGGAGGAGATCGTCGCGTCGGGGTTCCTCGGCGTGCAGCTGCGGGTGAACGACGAGCGGGGCGAGTGGGTCGGCGGGGCCGGGGTGCGCGAACTGGGCGGGACCTCCGCGCCGTTGACCGAGGGACACTTCCGGGTCGGCAGCATCACCAAGAGCTTCGTCGCGACCACGGTGCTCCTGCTGGTGGCCGAGGGCAGGATCGGCCTCGACGCCCCCGTCGTCGGCTACCTGCCCGGGTTCGGGCTGGACCGGCGGATCACCGTGCGGATGCTGCTGCAGCACACCAGCGGCATCTTCAACCACACCGGCGAGCTCGGCGCGGACGGGACCTTCGAGCCCGGGGTCGCCTGGCGCGGCAAGGAGTGGGTGGACGGCCGGTTCCGCTCCTACCCGGCGGAGGAGCTGGTGCGGCTGTCGCTGTCCAAGCCGCCGCGGTTCGCGCCGGGGACGGACTGGAGCTACGCCAACACCAACTACGTGCTGGCCCGCCTGGTGGTCGAGAGCGTGACCGGCCGTCCGTTCGCCGAGGAGTTCCGGCGGCTGGTCCTGCGGCCGCTGGGCATGACCGGCACGGTGGCGCCGGGCACCTCCCCGGAGCTCCCCGAGCCGCACCACCACGGCTACTACCGCTACGAGGACGCCGGGCAGCAGAGGACGATCGACATCACCCGCCACAACCCCTCCTGGGTGTCGGGCGGCGGCGACATGATCTCCACCACCCGGGACCTGCACACGTACTTCTCCGCCCTGATGGGCGGCAGGCTGCTGCCCGCCGGGCTGCTGGCGGAGATGCGCACCCCGGAGGCGAAGGCCGGCTACGGCCTGGGCGTGTTCGTCCAGGACACGGGCGCAGGCGGCACCCTCTTCCACCACAACGGCGCCACCATCGGCTCGGCCGCGCTGATGTACAGCACGCCCGACGGCCGCACCACCCTCACCGCCGGGCTGAACTACGTGGACGACCCCGACGTGTCCATAGCCGCGGCGTTCCAGCAGGCCCAGCAGCGCCTCGTCGACGAGGTCTTCCGTGGCGGACCGGCCGAACACAAGGCAGGCTGA
- a CDS encoding helix-turn-helix domain-containing protein: MAVAVLDHAELPLWDLYELGMACAVFGIPQPELADRWYELRLCAETPDAPAPPPAPGGFGFSLRAEYGWDALAGADTVIVTSVPDTCVTGEREVPPALVAELRRAAQAGARMVSLCTGAFALAAAGLLDGRRATAHWSHTADLARRYPAVTVDDGVLYVDDGDVLTSAGVAAGLDLCLHLVRRDLGAHVANQLARKLVVPAHRPGGQAQFVDLAIPVADDDSLSPVLSWATENLDRPITTDELARRARMSPRTFFRRLQAATGTTPLQWLLNQRLARAQSLLEATDLPVEQIGERSGLGSATNLRRHFTARVGVTPTDYRRAFRSPTASI, encoded by the coding sequence GTGGCCGTCGCCGTCCTCGACCATGCCGAGCTCCCGCTCTGGGACCTGTACGAACTCGGCATGGCCTGCGCGGTCTTCGGCATCCCGCAGCCCGAGCTCGCCGACCGCTGGTACGAACTGCGACTGTGCGCCGAGACCCCGGACGCCCCGGCCCCGCCCCCGGCCCCCGGCGGCTTCGGCTTCTCGCTGCGCGCCGAGTACGGCTGGGACGCGCTCGCCGGGGCCGACACCGTGATCGTCACCTCCGTCCCGGACACCTGTGTGACCGGCGAACGCGAGGTGCCGCCCGCACTGGTGGCCGAACTCCGTCGCGCCGCCCAGGCCGGCGCACGGATGGTGTCCCTGTGCACCGGCGCCTTCGCGCTCGCGGCCGCCGGCCTGCTGGACGGCCGACGGGCCACCGCGCACTGGTCGCACACCGCCGACCTGGCCCGCCGCTACCCTGCCGTCACCGTGGACGACGGCGTGCTCTACGTCGACGACGGCGACGTGCTCACCAGCGCCGGCGTCGCCGCCGGGCTCGACCTCTGCCTGCACCTCGTCCGGCGCGACCTCGGCGCCCACGTGGCCAACCAGCTGGCCCGCAAGCTGGTGGTGCCCGCCCACCGCCCGGGCGGACAGGCCCAGTTCGTCGATCTCGCCATCCCCGTGGCCGACGACGACAGCCTCTCCCCCGTCCTCTCCTGGGCCACCGAGAACCTCGACCGCCCCATCACCACCGACGAGTTGGCCCGCCGGGCCAGGATGAGTCCCCGCACCTTCTTCCGCCGCCTCCAGGCCGCCACCGGCACCACCCCGCTCCAGTGGCTCCTCAACCAGCGCCTCGCCCGCGCCCAGTCCCTCCTCGAAGCCACCGACCTGCCCGTGGAACAGATCGGCGAACGCAGCGGCCTCGGCAGCGCCACCAACCTCCGCCGCCACTTCACCGCCCGCGTCGGCGTCACCCCCACCGACTACCGCCGTGCCTTCCGCTCCCCGACCGCCTCGATCTGA
- a CDS encoding NAD(P)-dependent oxidoreductase, producing MSNEPSNESSNELARESVTVLGLGAMGTALAGAFLAAGHPTTVWNRTAAKAEPLVARGAVAAASPEAAVTASQLIVACVLDYDTLRSVLAGQEAALAGRTLVNLTSGSPEQAREMAEWAAGLGLAYLDGAIMITPPGIGGPDATVLYSGAPDVLTRHHATLAALGEPVELGPDAGVAGLYDAALLGLMWSALSGWLHGVALVGADGVRAADFTPVANRWLSGAVAGFISRYAAQTDARSYPGDDASLDIHLAAMEHLLHASHARGIDTTLPEVFAGHVRQAIDAGHGADSYARLIEVIEK from the coding sequence ATGTCGAACGAGCCGTCGAACGAGTCGTCCAACGAGCTGGCGCGTGAATCCGTCACCGTCCTCGGCCTCGGCGCGATGGGCACCGCGCTGGCGGGCGCCTTCCTCGCCGCCGGCCACCCGACCACCGTCTGGAACCGTACGGCCGCCAAGGCCGAGCCGCTGGTCGCGCGCGGTGCCGTCGCAGCCGCCTCGCCCGAGGCCGCGGTGACGGCCAGCCAGCTGATCGTCGCCTGCGTGCTGGACTACGACACGCTGCGCTCCGTGCTGGCCGGTCAGGAGGCGGCGCTCGCCGGGCGGACCCTGGTGAACCTCACCTCCGGCTCGCCCGAGCAGGCCCGGGAGATGGCCGAGTGGGCCGCCGGGCTGGGCCTGGCCTACCTGGACGGCGCCATCATGATCACCCCGCCCGGCATCGGAGGCCCGGACGCCACGGTGCTCTACAGCGGCGCACCGGACGTCCTGACCCGCCATCACGCGACGCTCGCCGCCCTCGGCGAGCCGGTGGAGCTCGGCCCGGACGCCGGGGTCGCCGGCCTGTACGACGCGGCGCTGCTCGGCCTGATGTGGTCCGCGCTGAGCGGCTGGCTGCACGGCGTCGCGCTGGTCGGCGCGGACGGTGTCCGGGCCGCCGACTTCACGCCGGTGGCCAACCGTTGGCTGTCCGGCGCGGTGGCCGGGTTCATCAGCCGCTACGCCGCTCAGACCGATGCCCGCAGCTACCCGGGCGACGACGCCAGCCTGGACATCCACCTGGCCGCGATGGAGCACCTGCTGCACGCCAGCCACGCGCGCGGCATCGACACCACCCTGCCGGAGGTCTTCGCCGGCCACGTCCGCCAGGCCATCGACGCCGGCCACGGGGCCGACAGTTACGCGCGCCTCATCGAGGTCATCGAGAAGTGA
- a CDS encoding maleylpyruvate isomerase N-terminal domain-containing protein produces the protein MGVSGPAAPPLSRADWAALVVEAAATTTSALERAADADWTRHAAGSDWSARAMLDHLALGVLGYAGLLTARPTDRYITLFGSLDPGAPIPHCLEGLRIAGSLLAATVRDTPPEARAWHPWGHADGPGFAAMAVVELLVHGWDLTQAFELDWQPPEHLAGPAVARLFPEAPTGHGNAETLLWCTGRTALPGHPRRPAEGWQWDGRVR, from the coding sequence GTGGGCGTCAGCGGCCCCGCTGCCCCCCCGCTCTCCCGGGCCGACTGGGCCGCGCTGGTGGTCGAGGCCGCCGCGACGACCACCAGCGCCCTCGAACGGGCCGCCGATGCCGACTGGACTCGTCACGCCGCCGGCAGCGACTGGTCAGCCCGGGCCATGCTGGACCACCTCGCGCTCGGCGTGCTGGGCTACGCGGGCCTGCTGACCGCTCGCCCCACCGACCGCTACATCACCCTGTTCGGCTCCCTGGACCCGGGCGCCCCGATCCCGCACTGCCTGGAGGGCCTGCGCATCGCGGGCAGCCTGCTCGCCGCCACCGTGCGGGACACCCCGCCGGAGGCCAGGGCCTGGCACCCCTGGGGCCACGCGGACGGTCCGGGCTTCGCGGCCATGGCCGTGGTCGAACTCCTCGTCCACGGCTGGGACCTGACCCAGGCATTCGAGCTCGACTGGCAGCCACCGGAGCACCTTGCGGGCCCGGCCGTGGCCAGGCTGTTCCCGGAGGCGCCGACGGGCCACGGCAACGCCGAGACCCTGCTCTGGTGCACCGGCCGGACCGCTCTCCCCGGGCACCCCCGTCGCCCGGCCGAGGGCTGGCAGTGGGACGGGCGGGTGCGCTGA
- a CDS encoding helix-turn-helix domain-containing protein, translated as MGRRQRSLDPGAGPVAEFALRLRALRERAGDPTFATMSRRVHRSTTVLSEAAGGVDLPTWATVEAFLEACGETDPAPWRDHWERARDALGEPATSEDGSVPARPADAGPPRPPALRPVSSATPRWWTSRPATAAAALVVGLTAGLLTGLRLPRDTASAEAGPQPTPSRALPTVVVVPPPAPLPWPAAGSGCDARTHWVYQYDHSYQGQVYALLARPDGKPADTPVTLTWGAWRWQHPVTVQPGTPAQTTGGTLLLYTKLDTSLRDPLVTVDTADPVCAAFGTAGPTSVAPLTTVDANQGWTGAEPTAETPDAG; from the coding sequence GTGGGCCGCAGACAACGGAGCCTGGACCCCGGCGCGGGGCCGGTCGCGGAGTTCGCCCTGCGACTGCGCGCCCTGCGCGAGCGGGCCGGCGACCCGACCTTCGCCACGATGAGCCGGCGCGTGCACCGCTCGACCACGGTCCTCTCCGAGGCCGCCGGCGGCGTGGACCTGCCGACCTGGGCGACGGTCGAGGCCTTCCTGGAGGCCTGCGGGGAGACCGACCCCGCCCCGTGGCGCGACCACTGGGAGCGGGCGCGCGACGCGCTGGGCGAGCCGGCCACCTCGGAGGACGGCTCCGTCCCCGCACGGCCCGCCGACGCCGGACCGCCCCGGCCGCCGGCCCTACGGCCCGTCTCCTCGGCCACCCCGCGGTGGTGGACCTCACGGCCCGCCACCGCGGCCGCAGCCCTCGTCGTCGGCCTCACCGCAGGCCTGCTGACGGGCCTCCGACTCCCGCGCGACACCGCTTCGGCCGAGGCCGGCCCCCAGCCGACACCCTCCCGGGCACTGCCCACCGTCGTCGTCGTCCCGCCGCCCGCACCGCTGCCCTGGCCGGCCGCCGGCTCCGGCTGCGACGCCCGCACCCACTGGGTCTACCAGTACGACCACAGCTACCAGGGCCAGGTCTACGCCCTGCTCGCCCGCCCCGACGGCAAGCCCGCCGACACCCCGGTGACCCTCACCTGGGGCGCCTGGCGCTGGCAGCACCCGGTGACGGTCCAACCGGGCACCCCGGCCCAGACCACCGGCGGCACCCTCCTCCTCTACACCAAACTCGACACCAGCCTGCGCGACCCCCTGGTCACCGTCGACACCGCCGACCCCGTCTGCGCCGCCTTCGGCACCGCCGGCCCCACCTCCGTCGCCCCCCTCACCACCGTCGACGCCAACCAGGGCTGGACCGGCGCCGAACCGACGGCGGAGACCCCGGACGCCGGCTGA